The window AGACAAGATGAACAGACAATGGACTGCCAACTGCTGGACTACAGATTGATGGACTGGCTAGTCAGTGCCATTGAAAACAGTCAACTCGCAGAGGCAAGCATTCCCCAGCCAAATACTGTTTCTTTAGGCGAAAGCGGGCCACCATTAGTTCGGTACCTGCAGGAAACTTGGAAAAGCCAGCCCACTGGTGAAACAGCGCAAATGGCTTTAACACTATCACCAGCGGTCAACCAGATTAGTAACAACCCCAACACAAATTCCCTGAAGGTGTTTGTGGAGCAGGTACAGGCGGAACTTGGAGCGCGGGTGGTCACTGAACCAAAACATAATGTTGAAACTGAAGTTATGGTGATACCAAACTCAGCAGGGGGTACTATCCTGCCTGCTGAACAGCCGATGGAGCCAGTTGCATTGCCAACAGTTTCCCGGTTGCGCGAACAGGTCGACTTTGAGCTAACAGCGGTGGAAGCGGAAGTAGCATGCGGTAGATCATACGCCATGACGTCTGAGCTGGATAAAGCCAAAGTGGGCATTCAGCAAAAAACAGCGGAGCCCTCAGCAGGTAGACTACTTAGAGCAATTCGTGTGTATGAGTTTAGAGACGAAAAAGAGTTAAAAGTTTCACCCACTAACATCCCTGGGGAGGTTTTCCCAGCCACACCAGAACCCGCGACTGGAAACCTGGACCAACGGAGGTCTGAGTTGGTAAGTGAACTACCCCGTCCCAAAATAGAGGAGATCCTTCGCCAGGTTGTCAACCACGTTCGCTTGCGGGTAGGGAATGGTCATTCGGAAATTCGGATACACTTGAAACCTGAATTTTTAGGGCAATTGAAGATCACTGTTCAGATTGAAGGGGGGCTGATCGCAGCCAGCTTCACGGCTGAAAACCTGCAGGTCAAGCAATTGCTCGAAGCCAATTTGCCTTTGCTCAAACAATCTTTAGAAGAGCATGGATTACGGTTTGACCGATTGGATGTCTCCCTGGACGCATGGTCGTCATTCTCTGGGCATTCTTACCAGACTGACCAGCAACAGTGTTATGATTGGCCGAAGTGGTCAAATTTCCGTTCAGCTAACAATTATAACGACGTGGTAAGTGAAACGCCCGAACTCAGTCGGTGGCGACAACCGACCGGCGGAAAAATCGATTTTCTGGTGTAGAGGGGTGAATTTATGAGTGTAACGACAGTACAGGGAATGACTGGAAACCAAGAAACGGCAGCGGCTGGTACCACGACTAAGAAAAAAAACAATGAATTAGGTAAAGATTCTTTTTTGAACCTTCTGGTTACCCAGTTGAAAAATCAGAATCCACTTGAGCCGGTCAAGGATGCTGATTTTATCGCACAAATGGCCCAATTCAGTTTGCTAGAACAAATGCAGAACTTGAACAGAGAATTTATGATTGGTCGGGCTGTCGGTCTGCTGGGAAAAAACATCGAGTTTAGGCATCCAGAATCTGAACAGTTGTCTAACGGCCGAGTGAGCGGGATGAAAGTGGTTGATGGGTCGCCGAAAGTCATTGTCGACGACGTTGAGGTGCCACTGTCAAGTATTGAGCAGGTTTGGGAGTAGGGGGGCGAGGGTTATGGTTGATAAGGTGTATTTTCCTCAACCGATTGTGCCCGTAAAACAGCCCACTGACAGCGGAATAGGTAAGCCAAATATCGCACATCAATCTAACCCCTCGTTTCAGGAGATTCTGGAACGGCAGTTGTACTCTAACCTCAAGTTTTCTCAACACGCGCAACAGCGGCTGAATGCCCGCCAAATCCAGTTAGGGACGGAAGAACTCGAACAGCTGAGCGCGGCGGTGGAGAAAGCGGCGCAAAAAGGAGCACGCGATTCTCTGATTGTAATGAATAACCTGGCCTTTATCGTCAGTGTGAAGAATAAGACAGTCATTACTGCCGTCGATGAAGCCAACCTGAAGGAAAACGTGTTCACTAATATTGACAGTGCAGTGATTATTTAATGGGCTGGACCTCTGGAAGGAAGCCCGAGGCCGTGGAACGATTGAAGCGGTGCTAAATGGCTTTTTGGAAAAAGGAGGTTAATAAAAAATGATGCGTTCAATGTTCGCGGGCTCATCTGGCCTGCGTAATCATCAAATCCGAATGGATGTTGTCGGGACAAATATTGCTAATGTCAACACGATTGGCTATAAAAAAAGCCGGGTGACTTTCCGGGATGCTCTGTACCAGTCACTAAGGGGAGCTTCAGCTCCGCAAGGCAACCGGGGTGGTACAAATCCCCAACAAGTCGGGTTAGGTAATGCCGTGGGCAGCATTGACGTGGTCCAGGGGGCTGGCAGTGCCCAGACCACCGGCAAGATGACCGACCTGTCTATTCAGGGAGAAGGATTCTTCATTCTCACTGACGGCAGCGGCCGCCGTTTTTACACCCGGGCGGGAACGTTTGATTTTGACACCACGGGGAACTATGTTAACGTAACAAATGGGTTCAAAGTCATGGGGTACATGGCTGACCCGGCGACAGGAGCCATCGACAACTCTACCTTGACCGCGATTGATCTTTCGGGGTATAAATCAGTTCCCCCGAAGGCGACCAGTGAGATGAAGTTAAGTGGGAACCTTGATTCAGGGACAGCCTCTAATGATACTATTGTCCTAAACAAAAAGATCTATGACAGTCAGGGCGGCGAGCACTTGATCAACATTACGTTTACCAAGTCGGCTACAACTAACCAATGGACCGCGAGCCTGGGTGCCAGTGACCCAGCAATAAGTGGAATTACTGTCGCTAATCCTGCCAGCTGGACCAACCTTGTATTTGATTCCGCTGGGAAGGTTGATCTTACCGCCAGCGGACTTGACACGACTGCCGGCAAGGTCACGGTCAACATAGCTTACACCGGATTGGGTGTTGCCACCCCGCAGTCGATCACAATTGACATGAATAACCTTACTCAATACCGGGCCGAGTCCACGGCCTGGGCGGAGTACCAGAATGGTTACCCCCAGGGGGATTTACGGAGTATCAGCATTGACATTACAGGGACGATTCTCGGCACCTACTCGAACGGCCAAACTCAAAGCATTGCCCAGGTGGCCCTGGCCACCTTCCAGAATCCGAGCGGACTGTTCGCGCTCGGTGACAGTATGTTCCAGGATTCGCCAAACTCAGGTGATGCCGATATCGGTACACCCGGGAGCAAATCTCGCGGCAGTATTCTACCCGGGACATTGGAGATGTCTAACGTGGACCTGTCGCTGGAATTTACCGACATGATTTCTACCCAACGCGGGTTCCAGGCTAACGCCCGGATTATCACGGCTTCCGATGAGATGCTGCAGGAACTGGTTAATTTGAAACGATAAGACGGAGCGGGGGATGACCTGCAGCTCATCCCCCATCTCTGTTTTTGTTAATCCCAGGTTAAATCAAATCGCTGTGGCGTAAGACCGAGACGGGTTTAAAGGAGGCCGGCCGATGATTAAGTTGACTAGGTTGAATAACACGGTGCTGGTGGTTAACTCTGAGCTAATTGAGTTTGTCGAGGAGACGCCGGATACGGTAGTTACCCTGACCACCGGCCACAAGGTGGTGGTCAAGGAGCCAGCAGAGGAGATCATCAAGCGCGTGGTGGCCTTTAAACGCGTGATTCATCAGGAACTGGGCCAGAATCGGGCCGAGGAATAATTATTTCAACTGTCTGATCATGGATTGTCGAACGGGATGGAGGGTTGGTTACCAGTGGCGGATGGCAAAGATGTTAGTGTGAAAAACAGTTGGTTAGATTGGCGCCTGATTGTGGTTGGCCTGGCAATTTTTTTGGTCGCGGCCGGCGTAGCATACGGAGCGGCAAAAATGGCCATGTCTCCACCGAGTTGGACAAAAAAGACCGAAGCAGTTGAGCACGGACCACTAGTTAAGGCAGGTGAATTTGTGGTCAATATCGCTGATACTCAGGGGCGCCGGTTCTTAAAAACGGAAGTGGTTTTAGAGTTGACAGACAAGAAGACCGAAAAAGAATTTCAGACTAAGCTGCCGATTATTCAAGACCGCATTCTCTCACTTTTGAGCAGTAAAACAGTGACAGACCTGCAAGTTGACCAGCGAGAGCGGCTCAAACAGGAAATGATGGACCAGATCAACACTGCCCTGGGGACCAAGCAGATCAAAATGGTTTATTTCACCACGTTCATCATGCAGTAAATATGATATTCTGGTCAAAGGAATGGAGGTGAGCCGCCTTGAGTGAAATACTGTCTCAGGCTGAAATCGATGCCCTCTTGTCTGCCCTGTCCACGGGTACGGTCAGCGCTGAGGAATTAAAGCAGGAAGAGCAGAAGAAAAAAGTCCGTGTTTATGATTTTCGCCGACCGAACAAGTTTTCTAAAGATCAAATACACACTTTACGAGTAATTTATGAAAATTACGGGCGGTCTCTATCCACCTACCTGTCTGCCCTGCTTAGAACAGTTGTCCATGTTAATGTGCTTTCGGTAGAACAATTGACGTACGAGGAATTTGCCAAATCATTACCGAACCCGTCAATTGTTAATATCTTTACAATGGAACCCTTGGATGGAAATGGGATTTTGGAAATCAATCCCACGATCGCTTTTACCGTCATAGATCGCCTTTTTGGGGGGCCGGGGCGGCCGCCGGATAAGATTCGTGCGCTTACGGAAATTGAGCGCACAGTAATTGAACGAATTGTCCAGAAAATGCTCGACCTTTTCCGTGAACCCTGGGAAACCTTTATCAAGATTTCACCACACCTGGAGATGATCGAGTCCAACCCTCAGTTTGCTCAGATTGTTTCCCAGACAGAGATGGTGGTACTTATCTCCCTCGAATGTAAGATAGGTGAGCAAATTGGCATGATTAACATCTGCATTCCCTTTCTTGTACTGGAGCCAATCGTTAGTAAATTAAGTGTTCATTTTTGGTTTTCTAGTTCGGCCAAAGAGAGGACCCGCGAGCATATAGAATCTTTGCGCCAACAGATTGAAAGGACCTCAGTTCCAGTAACTGTGATTCTAGGCCGTGCGAAGATTAGCGTCGGCGAATTGCTGGATCTCCAGGTTGGTGACGTTATTCCTCTGGAGCGAAAGATTTCGGAAGACCTTGAGATCCTGATTGGTAAGCGTCCTAAATTCTTCGGTCAACCAGGGATTGTCGGCCATAAGATGGCCATCCAAATCCGAACGGTGATCGACCAAGGAGATGATGAAGATGAGTAATGGGATACTTTCTCAGGAAGAAATCGATGCTCTGCTTAAAGGCGGTTCTCTAGGTGCCCCGACTGATAATCCTTCGAGTGCGCCGGGTGGCCTATTAACGGACATTCAGCGGGATACTCTGGGGGAAATCGGAAATATCAGCATGGGGACAGCGGCGACAACGCTGTCAACGCTGCTGGGGAAACGGGTTTCTATTACCACTCCTCGGGTTACTGAAACGACGCGAAGCCAACTTCAGAGTGAGTACCCACTCCCATACGTAGTGGTTGATGTAGGCTATACTTCTGGTCTAGAAGGCAATAATCTACTGGTGATTAAAAAATCAGATGTTGGTATCATTGTTGATCTGATGATGGGAGGGGATGGAACTAATCCACCAGAGGAGCTAAGTGAACTGCACCTGAGTGCTATTGGAGAAGCAATGAACCAAATGATGGGTTCAGCGACAACTTCAATGTCGACCATGTTTGGTCGAAGAATTGAGATTGCACCACCCAAGATTAATCTGGTCGATTTTGCGGAGAATGAACTGAACGAGAAATTGGGGGAGCAGTTTGAACCCCTGGTGCAGGTAGCTTTCCGTATGGAAATTGAGAATTTACTTGATAGTGAGATCATGCAGATTATTCCCCTGGTTTACGCCAAGGAAATGGTCAATTCGCTTTTGGGTGGTAACACCACAGAAACCCAAACATCAGCAGTGGCTTCGGTTCCGGTTCAGACGAAAACCGCTCCTTCAGAAAAGGTGGCAGCGGTTTCGGCCCAAGCCCCGTTCCAGGGCCAGGCCAGAGCGGTGAGTTTTCCACAAGATACACCGATCGGTCATCCCGATGTGGCTGTTCAGCCGGCTCAGTTCATGCCTTTAAATCAGATCGGGGGTAGCAATCAGGTCGGCAATCTCGTTAATATTGATCTGATCATGGATGTACCATTACAGATTACAGTCGAGTTAGGAAAGACCAGAAAAACTATTAAGGAAATTCTTGAGTTTGGGCCAGGAGCAATTATCCAACTGGACAAATTGGCTGGCGAGCCTGTTGATTTGTTGGTCAACGGAAAACTGATCGCCAAGGGCGAAGTAGTCGTGATTGATGAAAACTATGGAGTCCGCGTGACAGCTATTATCAGCCCATTTGAACGAATGCCCAACTTACAGTAAAGGAGGATATCAATGGGTAAAAGAATTCTGGTTGTTGACGATGCCGCCTTTATGCGGATGATGATCAAAGATATTCTGACAAAAAATGGCTACGAGGTTTGCGGTGAGGCAGAAAACGGAGCCGTTGCCCTGGAAAAGTATCTTGAACTTCGGCCTGATCTGGTCACCATGGACATCACGATGCCGGAAATGGACGGGATCACCGCAGTTAAAGAAATCAGACGAATTGATCCCAGCGCGCGCGTCATTATGTGCAGTGCGATGGGTCAACAGGCGATGGTCATCGATGCAATTCAGGCCGGGGCACGTGATTTTATCGTCAAACCTTTTCAACCTGACCGAGTTTTGGAAGCAGTAGCTAAAGCCTTAGGTTAAAAATGAATGATGAAGATGGTGGTCTTTGCATGCGTTGCCGAAAACGCTTTCGGTGGCTTGGGCTCGTGGTTATAATTATATCAATGCTAATAAGTATTAGTGTTTCGGCTTCTGCGGCCCCAGTGACGACCGAGGATCAATCGGTGAATTTACCAGAATATCAAGCTCCCCAGTTAAAAGAAAACCCAAGCATGTTTGGGTTGTTCGTGCGCTTAACGGTCAGCCTGCTGTTGATCACGGGGTTAGCGTATGCTCTGATTAAGATTATTGGTCGTCAGTGGGGGTATTCTTCCGTGGGGACATGGATTAACATTCTTGATCAGCTAGCCCTGGGGCAAAACAAGGGTATTTTCATCACCGAAATCGCCGGCAAAGTCTTTGTGCTGGGTGTGACCGACCACAGTATTAATAAACTGCTGGAAATCGATGATAAAGAGTTGGTAAAACTGATGAAAGAGCGACTTCCCCGGGAAGCTCAACCACAGAAAATTTTTGGCCGCTGGCAGGGATTGATTGATTTGTGGCGGGGGATAGCGAATTCTTCCCGTACGGGTGGAACAGGGCGGAACTTTCATCATTTGATCGAACAGCATCTCACCAGGCTCCGTGAGCTTTCTCCTGACCGCCGTACCAGTTCATCCAGGGGGAGTTCAGGTGGAGGAAAAGAGGGTAAGAACGATGATTACCACAAAGAGTAGCCGACTGACCACCTGGATTATTCTGGGACTGGTGCTGCTGCTGTTGTTGGGGTGGGTTGGCGCAGTCCAGGCGGAACCAATTCCCGTACCCCGGATCAATATTGGGGTTGATACCGCCGAAAAACCGCAGGAAGTAGCCAAAAGTCTTCAACTTTTGTTCTTGCTTACGGTCTTATCCCTGGCCCCGGCGATTTTAATCATGATGACTTCATTCACCCGGGTAATTGTTGTTTTATCCTTTGTCAGAAGCGCGCTGGCCACCCAGCAGATGCCGCCCAATCAGATTCTGATTGGTTTGGCTTTGTTTCTAACTTTCTTTATCATGGCTCCCACCTGGGAGCGGATTAATACCGAGGCTATTCAGCCGTATGTGGCGGGGCAGATTACCCAGGAAGAAGCCTGGAAAAAAGGCATGGAACCTTTGCGTAATTTTATGTTCCGCCAGACACGGGAGAGCGATTTGGCCCTGTTTGTTAATCTGGCCAAAATGGAGCGACCCAAAACATATTCTGACATCCCAAGTCATGTCTTGATTCCGGCGTTCATCATCAGTGAGTTAAAAACGGCCTTCCAAATTGGATTTGTTATTTTCATTCCGTTTCTGGTGATCGATATGGTTGTCTCAAGCGCCCTGATGTCCATGGGTATGTTAATGCTTCCCCCGATGATGATCTCCCTGCCATTCAAAATTTTGCTTTTCGTAATGGTGGATGGTTGGCATTTACTTATTCGGTCACTGGTCTTAAGTTTTCAATAAGGAGGAGATTCGATGAGTCAGGATCTGGTTATGTACCTGGCGAAAGAGGCTCTGTATGCTACTTTACTGTTATCAGCACCGATTCTGGGCGGAAGCTTGTTAGTGGGACTGCTGGTCAGCATTTTTCAAGCAACTACCCAGATCCAGGAGCAGACTTTGGCTTTCGTGCCGAAAATCATTGCGGTAATGGTGGTGATCGCAATTTTCGGCCCATGGATGATGGGGGTACTAAATACTTTCACCCAGAATCTGCTGGCGAACCTGCATACATTTATTACTGTTCGTTGAGGTAGTCTGAATGGACATGTTTGGCCAATTAATCCGACAAATCGATCTCTTCTTGTTGGTCCTGGGACGGGTAATCGGGGTGTTTGTGATTGCGCCGGTATTTGGCGGCCAGCGAATTCCAGGCGCAGTGCGTCTGGGCTTTACGGTGATGGTGGCAGGTTTGGTTACCATGGTGTTTCCAGTTAAGGTGTCCATTCCGCGTGACATGATTTATTACACCCTTGGGCTGATTACGGAGTTTCTGATTGGTTTTATGATTGGATTCGCTATGTACCTGGTATTCGTTGCGGTCCAGGTGGCTGGACAATTGATTGACATGCAAATGGGGTTTAGCATCGTCAATGTGCTCGATCCGCAAAGCGGAGTCCAAATACCCTTGATAGGTAATTTCCAGTATTTAATGGCCTTGTTGATCTTATTGTCCTTAAATGGTCATCATTTGATTCTGGCAGCCCTGGTTAAGAGTTATGATTTTATTCCCCTATTGGGCGGTCACCTGGTTGGACCGGTAACGGAAACTCTCTTGCGCATGTTTAGTGGTCTCTTCGTAACAGCGATTAAGATCGCTGCGCCGGTGGTGGGTTCCCTTCTGGTTACTGATGTCGCGCTGGGGATTATCGCCCGGACGGTACCGCAAATGAATGTCTTCATTGTGGGTATGCCAGCCAAGATTGCGATCGGTTTGGTGATCCTAATTTTAATCTTGTCTTTATACGTCTGGCTATTAGGCGTGCTGTTTGACCGCATGTTTCATGATGTGGATATATTGCTCCGGTTGCTGGGAGGACGAGGTTAATGGGCCATCACGTGGGTAGGCCAATGCTGTGGATTGATCTCCAGTTGTTTGCCGGTGAGAAGACCGAAAAAGCCACCCCCAGGAAACGCCAGGAAGCCAGGAAGCGCGGTCAAGTCCTGCGCAGCAATGAAGTCAACTCTGCCTTGATTTTATTGTTTACGTTTATGGTGTTGCGTTTCTATTTTCCCTATATGTGGGAGGCAATGGAAGGGTTCACACGCAGCTTTTTACTTGAAGAAACTAATGGAAACCTGACCCCGGCCAGTGTCCAGGTGATGTTTCTCAAAGCCATGTGGTTGATGACGCAGATTACCCTCCCGATCGTCGGCGCAGCGGTTATCGCCGGTCTACTGGCTAATTATATCCAGGTAGGTTTTCTCTTTTCGGCTGAGGTTATCCAGGTACGGCTTGACCGGCTCAATCCGATTGAAGGGTTACGACGGATCTTTTCAAAACGAGCCTTGGTGGAACTCGTTAAAGCCATCTGGAAGATTGTGGCAATAGGATATGTCATGTATTTAACCCTGGCCGACAATTTTGCTACCTTCCCGCAATTGATGGATATGGAGTTGGAAAGTATTATCATGTTTGTTAATCATCTGGTCTACAACTTGGCCTGGCGTGTGGGTCTGTTGTTGCTGACTCTGGCGGGGTTTGACTATCTGTATCAATGGTGGGAGTACGAAGAATCTTTGAAGATGAGCAAACAAGAATTAAAGGATGAGTATAAGCAGACCGAAGGGGATCCCCAGCTCCGAGCACGAATTCGGCAGAAACAACGCGAAATGGCAATGCGGCGAATGATGAGCGAGGTCCCTAAGGCGGATGTAGTGATCACCAACCCGACCCACTTTGCGGTCGCGCTAAAGTATGAGTCTCAGTCGATGGAAGCACCGGTTGTGGTCGCCAAGGGGCAGGATTTTATCGCCCAGAGAATTAAGGCAATTGCCCGGGAAAATCAGGTGACGATTGTGGAAAACCCCCCTTTGGCCCAGGCCATCTACCGTGGGGCCGAAATTGGCCAGGCTGTACCGCCGGAGCTGTACCAGGCAGTCGCCGAGGTACTGGCCTTTGTGTACCGCCTGCGAAAGAAGGCGTGGTAATATCGGTGGTAGGAGGTTTCCTCGCTCGATATATGCCTACAGCGGAATACGATTCTCGAATTAGGAGGCAGTTTCCATGGTAACACCTCCGACTGCAGACAGCCGGTTAACCAAATACAGTGATGTCATCGTTGCCGTGGCGGTCCTGGCCATCGTATTGATGATGATTGTGCCATTGCCGTTTCAACTGCTGGACTTTTTTCTGGTGTTTAACATCTCTTTTTCCCTGGTCATCCTGCTAGTGGCTATGTTTACCATCCAGCCCCTGCAGTTTTCGGTATTTCCGTCATTGTTATTGATTATGACTCTGTTGCGTTTGTCTCTGAACGTATCATCAACCCGTCTGGTTTTACTGAACGCCTTTGCTGGGGAGGTGATCCAGGCTTTTGGTGATTTTGTGGTGGGAGGCAATCCGGTAGTTGGTTTTATCATTTTCCTCATCCTGGTTGTCATTCAGTTCATCGTGATCACGAAAGGAGCAGAGCGGATTTCCGAAGTGGCCGCACGTTTTACCTTGGACGCTATGCCTGGAAAGCAGATGAGCATCGACGCCGACCTGAACGCGGGACTGATTACTGATGTCGAAGCCCGGCAGCGACGGAAAGAAATTCAGCGGGAGGCGGATTTTTACGGGGCCATGGATGGGGCCAGTAAATTTGTCAAAGGTGATGCGATCGCCGGGATCGTGATCATGTTTGTGAACATTATCGGGGGCTTCGTGATCGGCGTGGCCCAAAAAGGTATGCCGTTAACTAAGGCGCTCCATACCTACACCATCCTGACGGTTGGCGATGGTCTGGTAACTCAGATTCCAGCGTTGCTGATCTCGACCGCAGCTGGCATTGTGGTGACCAGGGCGGCCTCGGAATCGAATCTAGGACAAGATTTGACCCGACAGCTGTTTACCCAACCGAAAGTGCTGGCGATTGCCGCCGGAGTCCTGTTACTACTGGCCTTGTTTGGGTTGCCGGGAATTCCCCTGCTCATTATGGCTGGCTTCCTGGGAAGTCTGGCCTACTCTTTCCAGAGGGGGTTGAAGGAGTCAGCGGTGAAGGAGGCTGCCAGGGAAAAAGAACAGCAGTTACAGGAGATTAAGAAACCGGAGAATGTTATTTCCTTGATTCAGGTTGAACCCATGGAAGTGGAGTTAGGCTATGCTTTAATTCCCCTGGTAGACGCCAGTCAGGGAGGCGACCTGCTCGACCGGGTGGTGATGATTCGCCGACAATGTGCCCTTGAACTAGGTTTAATTGTTCCGCCAATCCGGATGCGGGATAACATGCAGCTACGGCCAAATGCCTATGTCATCAAGATCAAGGGAGTAGAAGTTGGACAGGGTGAGCTAATGCTTGATCATTATTTAGCCATGAGCCCGGGCACTGATGATCCAGAAATACGCGGAATTGAGACGAAAGAGCCGGCCTTTGGCTTACCCGCCAAGTGGATTTCTGCCAGCTTGCGTGACCGGGCGGAATTGGCCGGTTATACCGTGGTTGACCCACCATCAGTGGTGGCCACTCATTTGACGGAGATTATACGGCGCCATGCTCATGAAATATTGGGGCGTCAGGACGTGCAAAGCCTTCTAGATCACGTGAAACAGACGCATCCAGCAGTAGTCAATGAAGTGATGGACCGATTATCAGTTGGTGAGATTCAAAGAGTTCTGGCTAACCTACTGCGGGAAAGAGTGCCAATCCGGGATCTTGTGACCATTCTAGAAACACTGGCTGACTACGCTCGCGTAACCAAAGAGCTGGATTTATTGACGGAGTATGTTCGCCAGGCTTTAAGCCGCCAGATCACCAAGCTCTATGTACAGAATAATCGCAGCTTGTCGGTGATTACTCTGGATCCAGCTGTGGAGCAGACCTTGCGGAATGCCCTCCAGACCAGTGAGTATGGGACGTACCTTGCTCTGGAGCCCAATGTAGCGCAGCAATTAATTCAGCGATTAGCCAGTTTAGCGGAAATGGCTGCACAAAGAGGCTTTCAGCCGATCGTGGTCTGTGCGCCGGTGATCCGCTTACACTTTAAGCGTCTAACCGAGAAGGTTATCCCCAGTCTCGTGGTTTTATCATATAACGAACTTGATTCTCAGTTAGAACTTCATTCGATCGGGACGGTGAGCATCTAAGATGAGGGTGAAGCGCTTTGTTGGTAATAACCTGCAGGAGGCGATTCTCAAGGTAAAAACGGAAATGGGAAAAGAAGCCATTATCCTGCATACCCGTAAATTTAAAGAAGGCGGCTTCTTAGGTTTTTTTGCCCGGGAAGTTGTGGAGGTAACGGCGGCGGTGGATGATTTTCCTCCGCCCGTATCCCGACCCAATTCTCAGCCAGGTGAGGTATCCGCCGCGGCAGCGCCAGTTTTATCCGGTCAAACCAAACCCCAGGCGGTTGAATTTAGTCAACCGGAGAAGCGACCAGTAGTAACCAATGAACATAGTGACTCACTCGTACCCACGGAAGAATTGAAGGAAATGAAGACCGTGATGTACCAGCTGCTCGAGGAAATGAATCACTTAAAAGGCGGAAACTTATACCCCAAGCTGGTCCAGAAGGCTTATCACTTACTTCTTAATCATGAAGTTGAAGAAAAACTGGCGGTCAAATTAATTAATGGGATCTTGGAAAGAGCTGCACCTGATGAATTGAAAGACGCTAAGGTAATTAGGTTTTATCTGGAAGAGGGGATTCGGCAAATCCTCCGTGTTCCTCAGCCCATCGTCTTTAAAAATGGAGGGAAACAACAAATCGTTGCTTTAGTTGGCCCGACCGGTGTTGGCAAGACCACGACAATCGCCAAATTAGCCGCCAGTTTTAGCTTGTTGGAAAGAAAAAGGGTTGCCTTAGTGACCATTG is drawn from Bacillota bacterium and contains these coding sequences:
- a CDS encoding flagellar protein — translated: MVDKVYFPQPIVPVKQPTDSGIGKPNIAHQSNPSFQEILERQLYSNLKFSQHAQQRLNARQIQLGTEELEQLSAAVEKAAQKGARDSLIVMNNLAFIVSVKNKTVITAVDEANLKENVFTNIDSAVII
- a CDS encoding flagellar hook assembly protein FlgD; this encodes MSVTTVQGMTGNQETAAAGTTTKKKNNELGKDSFLNLLVTQLKNQNPLEPVKDADFIAQMAQFSLLEQMQNLNREFMIGRAVGLLGKNIEFRHPESEQLSNGRVSGMKVVDGSPKVIVDDVEVPLSSIEQVWE
- a CDS encoding response regulator — translated: MGKRILVVDDAAFMRMMIKDILTKNGYEVCGEAENGAVALEKYLELRPDLVTMDITMPEMDGITAVKEIRRIDPSARVIMCSAMGQQAMVIDAIQAGARDFIVKPFQPDRVLEAVAKALG
- the fliY gene encoding flagellar motor switch phosphatase FliY; this translates as MSNGILSQEEIDALLKGGSLGAPTDNPSSAPGGLLTDIQRDTLGEIGNISMGTAATTLSTLLGKRVSITTPRVTETTRSQLQSEYPLPYVVVDVGYTSGLEGNNLLVIKKSDVGIIVDLMMGGDGTNPPEELSELHLSAIGEAMNQMMGSATTSMSTMFGRRIEIAPPKINLVDFAENELNEKLGEQFEPLVQVAFRMEIENLLDSEIMQIIPLVYAKEMVNSLLGGNTTETQTSAVASVPVQTKTAPSEKVAAVSAQAPFQGQARAVSFPQDTPIGHPDVAVQPAQFMPLNQIGGSNQVGNLVNIDLIMDVPLQITVELGKTRKTIKEILEFGPGAIIQLDKLAGEPVDLLVNGKLIAKGEVVVIDENYGVRVTAIISPFERMPNLQ
- a CDS encoding flagellar FlbD family protein, coding for MIKLTRLNNTVLVVNSELIEFVEETPDTVVTLTTGHKVVVKEPAEEIIKRVVAFKRVIHQELGQNRAEE
- a CDS encoding flagellar hook protein FlgE, with product MMRSMFAGSSGLRNHQIRMDVVGTNIANVNTIGYKKSRVTFRDALYQSLRGASAPQGNRGGTNPQQVGLGNAVGSIDVVQGAGSAQTTGKMTDLSIQGEGFFILTDGSGRRFYTRAGTFDFDTTGNYVNVTNGFKVMGYMADPATGAIDNSTLTAIDLSGYKSVPPKATSEMKLSGNLDSGTASNDTIVLNKKIYDSQGGEHLINITFTKSATTNQWTASLGASDPAISGITVANPASWTNLVFDSAGKVDLTASGLDTTAGKVTVNIAYTGLGVATPQSITIDMNNLTQYRAESTAWAEYQNGYPQGDLRSISIDITGTILGTYSNGQTQSIAQVALATFQNPSGLFALGDSMFQDSPNSGDADIGTPGSKSRGSILPGTLEMSNVDLSLEFTDMISTQRGFQANARIITASDEMLQELVNLKR
- a CDS encoding flagellar basal body-associated FliL family protein, giving the protein MADGKDVSVKNSWLDWRLIVVGLAIFLVAAGVAYGAAKMAMSPPSWTKKTEAVEHGPLVKAGEFVVNIADTQGRRFLKTEVVLELTDKKTEKEFQTKLPIIQDRILSLLSSKTVTDLQVDQRERLKQEMMDQINTALGTKQIKMVYFTTFIMQ
- a CDS encoding flagellar biosynthetic protein FliO produces the protein MLISISVSASAAPVTTEDQSVNLPEYQAPQLKENPSMFGLFVRLTVSLLLITGLAYALIKIIGRQWGYSSVGTWINILDQLALGQNKGIFITEIAGKVFVLGVTDHSINKLLEIDDKELVKLMKERLPREAQPQKIFGRWQGLIDLWRGIANSSRTGGTGRNFHHLIEQHLTRLRELSPDRRTSSSRGSSGGGKEGKNDDYHKE
- the fliM gene encoding flagellar motor switch protein FliM — protein: MSEILSQAEIDALLSALSTGTVSAEELKQEEQKKKVRVYDFRRPNKFSKDQIHTLRVIYENYGRSLSTYLSALLRTVVHVNVLSVEQLTYEEFAKSLPNPSIVNIFTMEPLDGNGILEINPTIAFTVIDRLFGGPGRPPDKIRALTEIERTVIERIVQKMLDLFREPWETFIKISPHLEMIESNPQFAQIVSQTEMVVLISLECKIGEQIGMINICIPFLVLEPIVSKLSVHFWFSSSAKERTREHIESLRQQIERTSVPVTVILGRAKISVGELLDLQVGDVIPLERKISEDLEILIGKRPKFFGQPGIVGHKMAIQIRTVIDQGDDEDE